From Verrucomicrobiota bacterium, one genomic window encodes:
- the sixA gene encoding phosphohistidine phosphatase SixA, whose amino-acid sequence MELYILRHGIAEPRELAGGKDDGERALTREGERKMRRIAQGMKALEYSFDLILTSPLVRAEQTAGIVASVLRLPKRVRILPELSAGRRTRDLVEALREAATSFERVLVVGHEPDLSSLIVRLVTGGANMSMTLKKGGLVKLIVTTLRPSRCAVLEWSAPPGQLARIR is encoded by the coding sequence ATGGAACTCTATATTCTGCGGCACGGCATCGCCGAGCCACGCGAACTGGCCGGCGGGAAAGACGACGGCGAGCGAGCGCTCACGCGAGAAGGCGAGCGGAAAATGCGGCGGATTGCCCAGGGGATGAAAGCGCTGGAGTATTCCTTCGATCTGATTCTCACGAGCCCCTTGGTCCGAGCCGAACAGACCGCCGGAATCGTCGCGAGCGTTTTGCGGCTCCCGAAGCGCGTCAGGATTCTCCCCGAACTCTCCGCCGGACGGAGGACGAGAGATCTCGTCGAAGCTCTGCGCGAGGCAGCAACCTCTTTCGAGAGAGTTCTCGTCGTCGGTCACGAACCGGACTTGAGCAGCCTGATTGTCCGGTTGGTCACCGGGGGAGCGAACATGTCGATGACGCTGAAGAAGGGAGGCCTCGTGAAGCTGATTGTCACCACGCTTCGGCCCAGCCGGTGCGCCGTGCTGGAGTGGTCAGCGCCTCCAGGTCAATTGGCTCGAATCCGATAG
- a CDS encoding LysR family transcriptional regulator, whose protein sequence is MTKKSSGFVLRPRFRVERGQDIALGPGKVELLQRIRETGSIAEAAKRMQMSYMRAWTLVKTMEDCFREPLIQVVRGGARHGGARLTEVGEKVVALYRRLEEQASSATAETWRELQKLLRV, encoded by the coding sequence ATGACGAAGAAATCTAGCGGATTCGTGCTCCGGCCTCGATTCCGTGTCGAGCGCGGCCAGGACATCGCCCTGGGGCCCGGCAAGGTGGAATTGCTGCAGCGCATTCGCGAAACCGGCTCCATCGCCGAAGCGGCCAAGCGCATGCAGATGTCGTATATGCGCGCCTGGACGCTGGTGAAGACGATGGAGGACTGCTTCCGCGAGCCGCTCATTCAGGTCGTCCGGGGCGGCGCTCGCCATGGCGGCGCGCGCCTGACGGAAGTCGGCGAGAAAGTGGTGGCCCTTTACCGACGTTTGGAGGAACAGGCTTCGTCCGCCACGGCGGAGACCTGGCGCGAGCTGCAAAAGCTTCTTCGCGTTTAG
- a CDS encoding MFS transporter: MSPSPGNLAPSHARYWVIMFAVTLSIITYIDRVCISKAAPLMMEDMNLTEEQMSLAFAAFAWSYALFEIPGGWLGDKIGPRLVLMRVVIMWSIFTALTGWSWGLVSLVIFRFFFGMGEAGCFPNLTKAFTVWLPQPERVRAQGIMWMSARWGGAFTPLLVVWVLTFMSWRWAFVVFGAIGIVWAYFFYRWFRDNPRFHPSVNAGEMALLADAEKNADSHGKVPWAKFVASRTVWLLWLQYFCMAYSWYFYITWMPTYVDQRFPGLGQWERALLNCIPLFFGGLGSLFCGLISSPIARVIGTAQTRRVMAIIGLVGAAAMLVLATKLNHPLLAMLAVGMASFGNDLAMPGGWGACMDVGGKYAGSLSGSMNMMGNLGGGVAPIVVTWVLALTNRNWDFNFYIFAFVYAVGAICWFFIDPVTPLEEQVAGRGEPKGSG, from the coding sequence ATGTCTCCTTCGCCTGGAAATCTTGCCCCGTCCCACGCGCGCTATTGGGTCATCATGTTCGCCGTCACGCTTTCGATCATCACGTACATCGATCGCGTCTGCATTTCGAAGGCGGCGCCGTTGATGATGGAGGACATGAACTTGACCGAGGAACAAATGAGTCTCGCTTTCGCGGCGTTTGCCTGGTCATACGCGCTCTTTGAAATCCCCGGTGGCTGGCTGGGCGACAAGATCGGGCCCCGGCTGGTGTTGATGCGGGTTGTGATTATGTGGTCGATCTTCACCGCGTTGACGGGCTGGTCGTGGGGTCTGGTGTCGCTGGTGATTTTCCGATTCTTCTTCGGCATGGGCGAAGCGGGTTGTTTCCCCAACCTGACCAAAGCTTTCACGGTCTGGCTGCCGCAGCCGGAACGCGTCCGCGCGCAAGGCATTATGTGGATGAGCGCGCGCTGGGGCGGAGCGTTCACGCCGTTGCTCGTGGTCTGGGTCCTCACGTTCATGTCGTGGCGGTGGGCTTTCGTGGTTTTCGGCGCCATCGGCATTGTCTGGGCTTATTTCTTTTACCGCTGGTTCCGCGACAACCCGCGCTTTCATCCGAGCGTGAACGCCGGGGAAATGGCGCTGCTCGCGGACGCAGAAAAGAACGCGGACAGCCACGGAAAAGTGCCCTGGGCCAAGTTCGTCGCCAGCCGGACCGTCTGGCTGCTTTGGTTGCAGTACTTTTGCATGGCCTACAGTTGGTACTTTTACATCACGTGGATGCCGACTTACGTGGACCAGCGATTTCCAGGGCTGGGCCAATGGGAGCGCGCGCTGCTGAACTGCATTCCGTTGTTTTTCGGCGGGTTGGGATCGCTTTTCTGCGGGCTGATTTCCAGTCCGATCGCGCGCGTGATCGGCACGGCCCAGACACGCCGCGTGATGGCGATCATCGGCCTGGTAGGCGCGGCGGCCATGCTCGTCCTGGCCACGAAGTTGAATCATCCGCTGCTCGCCATGCTCGCGGTCGGGATGGCCAGTTTCGGCAACGATCTCGCCATGCCGGGCGGTTGGGGCGCGTGCATGGACGTCGGCGGAAAATACGCCGGCTCACTGTCCGGCAGCATGAACATGATGGGCAACCTCGGCGGGGGCGTTGCCCCGATTGTCGTGACGTGGGTGCTCGCTCTGACGAACCGCAATTGGGACTTCAATTTTTACATATTCGCGTTCGTGTATGCGGTCGGCGCCATCTGCTGGTTCTTCATCGACCCGGTGACGCCGCTCGAGGAACAGGTCGCGGGGCGCGGCGAACCGAAGGGGAGCGGGTGA